In a genomic window of Cryptococcus deuterogattii R265 chromosome 12, complete sequence:
- a CDS encoding synaptosomal-associated protein 23kDa, whose translation MGFFKRRNEPLIPPVAPTAGQQQQPKADPYATPDASAYAGGDPYTRSKPPRPSGQSDEKGGGGSSSSGDPYAATPTYAAGAGGDPYAKRIPGPRPNPNAANDAARAELFGGFQAADVPAERKYGYEGREMEEDFDEDEEIEGIKQEMRGVKQDSLASTRNAVALARQAEESARGTIAKLADQSERIANSERYLDMAKANNQRAEDKTAELKALNRSIFRPAIVWNKDAKRQAQEDKINERHAMERMDRAKALLDVQDTRKRLGAAANPAPYGSSTTPEPVPGQQKARKDARSRYQFDATASDDELEDELDENLDETLEISRRLKGLATAMGDEVSGQNSRLTRVTDKTENLEFAVMKNTERLKRIR comes from the exons ATGGGCTTTTTCAAACGCAGAAACGAACCTCTCATCCCGCCTGTCGCACCCACCGCAggccagcagcagcagcccaAAGCTGATCCATATGCGACGCCAGATGCAAGCGCGTACGCCGGCGGGGATCCCTATACCAGATCGAAACCACCTCGACCGTCTGGCCAGTCCGACGAAaagggtggtggtggcagcagcagcagcggagACCCATACGCAGCCACACCGACATACGCAGCAGGCGCAGGCGGCGACCCTTATGCGAAACGTATCCCCGGCCCACGACCCAACCCCAACGCCGCCAACGACGCTGCGCGAGCCGAGCTGTTTGGCGGATTCCAGGCGGCAGACGTACCTGCCGAGCGCAAGTATGGGTACGAAGGgcgagagatggaggaggattttgacgaggatgaggagattgaagggATCAAGCAGGAGATGCGGGGAGTGAAGCAGGATAGTTTGGCAAGTACAAG GAATGCGGTGGCGCTGGCGAGACAGGCTGAAGAGTCGGCGAGGGGCACGATCGCCAAGCTCGCTGACCAGTCTG AACGGATCGCCAACTCGGAGCGATACCTCGACATGGCCAAGGCTAACAATCAGCGTGCGGAAGACAAGACGGCAGAACTCAAGGCGCTCAACAGAAGCATCTTTCGTCCCGCCATCGTCTGGAACAAG GACGCTAAACGCCAGGCGCAAGAGGACAAGATCAATGAGCGCCACGCCATGGAACGTATGGATCGCGCAAAAGCCCTTTTAGATGTCCAAGATACACGCAAACGACTGGGCGCAGCTGCGAACCCTGCCCCATACGGCTCGTCCACCACACCGGAACCCGTCCCCGGCCAGCAAAAGGCGCGTAAAGACGCCCGGTCGAGGTACCAATTCGACGCCACGGCGTCGGACGACGAGCTGGAAGACGAGCTGGATGAGAATTTGGACGAGACGCTCGAGATTTCCAGACGGCTCAAAGGGCTGGCCACCGCCATGGGAGATGAAGTGTCGGGCCAGAATTCGAGGTTGACGAGGGTGACGGACAAGACGGAGAATTTGGAGTTTgcagtgatgaagaatacCGAGAGGCTCAAGAGGATTAGGTAG
- a CDS encoding CMGC/RCK protein kinase, whose amino-acid sequence MTSALLAAGQTSERPAMMPQDFSIYREPAEYHHSHLRDNVSTSGSRYAPPAPHVYSDRASAQTFANSSPSPHLEQYRTREEYISTPDSTIPIQQKEQQTVYNRQMQAQAQQQQRMYQQQGYAHSSHPLSSQVAGPSLYRRPSANGVPSSSTIPDYHDGRSTENVGVMQGVNGQGGVERRDKGNRMIDADVEGDGRVGVEDPRADRVYTELKCLGDGSFGTVWLCDWHSPVKPDVLLSAMQCGAGARPEWSGKRLVALKRMKRVWEGGWTQAKSLGELVSLRKIPPHPAIIPLYDAFISPKSRELYFVFECMEGNLYQLTKSRRGRPLAAGLIASCFHQISSGLYHIHGHGYFHRDMKPENLLVTTTGLADYLTAEALAKINRAGGDINRVGDLAYEKDVSVIVKLADFGLARATNSRPPYTEYVSTRWYRAPEVLLRSSEYGPPVDMWALGTILAEMLNLKPLFPGVSEIDQVYRICDTMGDPSSEYGVDERGMTVGGGPWNSGIKLAKNVGFSFPRRKPVKFRSLFGDNVPQSLVDCIADLLRYNPKYRMTAAQCIDHPYFHETLPHLQQTPSLPRIPFSAGQPPPNAIPRPTLGNVPMRPPDVSASARQLPPSHSHTPREARPAFANGDIRTLPPPMGTPDSQASSQRTFFPQHIQGSTPHASSSALVHQLRELDLPTDDLASYGQRPPEAAAADARASQYAQSQTQLHQWVGDLQINSRRQSAAQSTMFEGSQGGKSNQSLPNYSNVSLEQQPPTQVSPQSVQPAQSYGRSNVNVAAYVQQQQRYAQEATPQQATAPAAPPPIEPTVGAARAEKLGVTSKKKKWGLSSVFGGADKSTASLASVDEHGYIGASLKRTQSGHKTTYRNPSVPESSLALEIPALGMNSSAGASNVSVLGDPKKAKKEAERQAKELAKAQREAAALKQKERARAVMQKRNQLIESRSQLKTTGEIEYSSTNLASEAPTLNQAARSMYASSSASVNQLRSYSASQANQSLQSIRSQDSGHSGHSGQSGHSGRSGRSGLNASTLADLDEHGRWEEMRHKARRRDDDDDHSMSSFGHNSLKSRSVLTVGTVDSDPGPRRRSEWTDPLLRRDKRVPSASSSSLPFHPQQPHTIMSRSNASLESQLAHDFKVRANVGAASSTSSLGHLPHAQSQSYVAQVPVHGSSGNGHLLSMQGHSRGLEVSGYPETIIERHDSAPTSPYGHSKGAAVAMGVGIARNGPKVASGTVLPSISSLGEVEGENQINPMFRVPPAEYQQSAQTLPPFSDIASYALEGQNKHAHPPQ is encoded by the exons ATGACCTCCGCGCTCCTAGCCGCCGGTCAAACTTCCGAACGGCCCGCAATGATGCCACAAGACTTCAGCATTTATCGCGAGCCTGCAGAGTACCATCATTCCCATCTGCGCGACAACGTCAGCACAAGTGGAAGCCGTTATGCACCTCCTGCGCCGCATGTTTACTCCGATCGGGCTTCAGCGCAAACCTTTGCAAattcctcaccatcaccgCATCTGGAGCAATACAGGACTCGCGAGGAATATATCTCGACGCCAGATAGTACGATTCCAATACAACAAAAAGAGCAACAAACTGTGTATAACAGACAAatgcaagctcaagctcaacagcagcaacgaATGTACCAGCAACAAGGCTATGCTCATTCTAGTCACCCCCTGTCATCGCAGGTCGCCGGCCCGTCATTATATAGAAGACCGTCAGCAAATGGTGTTCCCTCTTCGTCGACAATACCGGACTATCATGATGGGCGATCAACAGAAAATGTGGGAGTAATGCAAGGTGTCAATGGGCAGGGAGGAGTTGAGAGACGGGATAAAGGGAACCGAATGATTGATGCTGATGTGGAAGGCGACGGGCGGGTTGGTGTAGAAGACCCTC GGGCCGATCGAGTATACACTGAACTCAAATGCTTGGGCGATGGATCTTTTGGGACAGTCTGGTTGTGCGATTGGCATTCACCTGTAAAACCTGATGTCTTACTATCAGCCATGCAATGTGGAGCGGGAGCGAGACCGGAATGGTCAGGAAAGAGGCTAGTGGCGTtaaagagaatgaagagggtTTGGGAGGGTGGCTGGACGCAGGCGAAGAGTTTAGGAGAGTTGGTA TCACTACGAAAGATCCCACCTCATCCCGCTATCATCCCATTATACGATGCTTTCATCTCTCCGAAATCCCGCGAACTCTACTTTGTTTTTGAATGTATGGAAGGCAACCTTTACCAACTGACAAAATCTCGTCGAGGACGGCCACTTGCAGCAGGCCTCATCGCTTCGTGTTTCCACCAAATATCTTCTGGCTTATACCATATTCACGGACATGGTTATTTTCATCGAGATATGAAGCCCGAAAATTTGCTAGTGACGACAACAGGACTGGCAGATTACCTCACGGCTGAAGCCTTAGCGAAAATCAACAGAGCAGGAGGAGATATCAACCGGGTAGGAGACTTGGCGTATGAAAAGGACGTCTCTGTAATCGTCAAGCTTGCCGATTTTGGTCTCGCTCGCGCGACAAACTCCAGGCCGCCTTACACCGAATATGTTTCAACAAGATGGTATCGTGCCCCAGAAGTGCTACTCAGATCATCAGAATACGGCCCTCCTGTAGACATGTGGGCTTTAGGAACAATTTTGGCGGAGATGTTGAATCTCAAACCATTGTTCCCGGGAGTGAGCGAGATTGATCAAGTCTATAGGATCTGTGATACGATGGGAGACCCGAGCTCCGAGTATGGAGTGGATGAAAGAGGGATGActgttggtggtggtccATGGAATTCGGGTATCAAGTTGGCGAAGAATGTTggcttctccttccccagA CGAAAACCGGTGAAATTCCGAAGTCTTTTTGGTGACAATGTCCCACAATCACTAGTCGACTGTATCGCCGATCTCTTACGGTATAATCCTAAATATCGTATGACCGCGGCGCAATGTATCGATCATCCATACTTTCACGAAAcacttcctcatcttcaacaaacTCCATCGCTACCCCGAATACCCTTCTCTGCTGGTCAACCCCCGCCAAACGCCATCCCTCGTCCCACTCTTGGCAATGTCCCCATGCGTCCACCAGATGTTTCAGCATCTGCACGACAGttacctccttctcattcCCACACACCTCGCGAGGCGAGACCCGCTTTTGCCAACGGCGATATCCGTACCCTCCCACCACCGATGGGAACACCCGACAGCCAAGCATCGTCACAGCGAACGTTTTTCCCTCAACACATCCAAGGTTCTACACCCCACGCTTCGTCCTCTGCGCTTGTCCATCAACTCCGAGAACTCGACTTGCCTACAGATGATCTTGCGAGTTACGGTCAACGTCCCCCCGAAGCTGCGGCTGCCGACGCCAGAGCGTCGCAATACGCTCAGTCCCAAACGCAGCTCCACCAGTGGGTTGGAGACTTGCAGATTAATTCTCGCAGGCAGTCTGCAGCGCAATCTACGATGTTTGAAGGGTCACAGGGCGGGAAATCGAACCAATCTCTACCCAACTATTCCAACGTCTCGCTGGAACAACAGCCGCCAACTCAGGTCTCACCGCAATCTGTGCAACCCGCTCAATCCTATGGCAGGTCCAACGTCAATGTCGCCGCATATGtgcagcaacaacagcgCTATGCCCAAGAAGCGACCCCACAGCAAGCGACTGCTCCCGCGGCACCACCTCCTATTGAGCCGACTGTTGGTGCAGCACGGGCTGAAAAGTTGGGCGTGACgagtaagaagaagaagtggggTTTGAGCTCAGTGTTCGGTGGTGCCGATAAGAGTACTGCCAGTTTGGCGTCTGTTGATGAACATGGATACATCGGAGCTTCACTCAAACGAACCCAGTCGGGTCACAAAACCACCTACAGGAATCCATCTGTTCCAGAATCATCTCTTGCTCTGGAGATTCCCGCTTTGGGCATGAACTCGAGCGCTGGTGCGTCCAACGTATCGGTTCTGGGTGATccgaagaaggcgaagaaggaagccGAGAGGCAAGCCAAGGAGTTGGCGAAAGCTCAACGGGAAGCAGCGGCAttgaagcagaaggaaagggcgaGAGCGGTCATGCAGAAGCGAAACCAGCTCATTGAGTCCAGGAGCCAGCTGAAAACCACAGGAGAGATTGAATATTCGTCTACGAACCTTGCGTCGGAGGCACCGACACTTAATCAGGCCGCGAGGTCCATGTACGCTAGCTCGTCTGCCAGCGTCAATCAGTTACGCAGCTATTCTGCTTCTCAAGCGAACCAGTCTTTACAGAGTATTCGTTCGCAAGACTCTGGACATTCTGGGCATTCCGGACAGTCTGGGCACTCTGGTAGGAGCGGAAGGAGCGGGCTTAATGCGAGTACGTTGGCTGATCTGGATGAGCATGGAaggtgggaggagatgaggcataaggcgagaaggagggacgatgacgatgaccaTTCAATGTCTAGCTTTGGGCATAATTCattgaagagcaggagTGTTTTGACCGTTGGGACTGTAGACAGCGA CCCCGGACCAAGGCGACGCTCCGAGTGGACTGATCCTCTTTTGCGTCGGGATAAGCGCGTACCatcagcctcttcatcttcactaCCATTCCATCCACAACAACCCCATACCATCATGTCTCGCTCAAACGCTTCTCTTGAATCTCAGCTTGCACACGACTTTAAAGTCCGTGCCAACGTTGGCGCTGCATCTTCTACCAGCTCTCTtggtcatcttcctcatgcTCAGTCCCAGTCTTATGTTGCTCAAGTCCCTGTACATGGTTCAAGCGGCAACGGCCACCTTTTGTCAATGCAAGGGCATAGCCGTGGGTTGGAAGTTTCGGGGTACCCCGAGACCATCATTGAGAGGCATGACAGTGCACCAACTAGCCCTTATGGGCATTCCAAGGGCGCTGCCGTTGCCATGGGAGTGGGGATAGCGAGGAATGGGCCGAAAGTGGCCAGTGGCACAGTCTTGCCCAGTATCAGTAGCTTGGgggaggtggaaggggagaaTCAGATCAACCCAATGTTTAGGGTG CCTCCCGCCGAATATCAGCAATCCGCTCAGACTCTACCACCTTTCTCTGATATCGCCAGCTACGCCCTTGAAGGGCAAAATAAGCACGCACATCCTCCACAATaa